The Tachyglossus aculeatus isolate mTacAcu1 chromosome 22, mTacAcu1.pri, whole genome shotgun sequence genome window below encodes:
- the LOC119944031 gene encoding olfactory receptor 10A3-like — MMRGNQSAMTDFILLGFSNFPKMQFLLFVVILIIYLIILVGNMVIVFIITLEQSLHIPMYLFLRILSISETCFSGTIVPKMLVILSTDHKTISFAGCVVQMYFILFLGVTECFLLCAMAYDRYVAICNPLHYPVLMSKAVVTNLTAGSVISGSVIAMIQTPWVFSFPFCGHNEINHLFCETPPVLEIVCGDTSVFEIYACVGTISVVMLPFLMILLSYTRILYTIMKMSSTAGRQKAFSTCASHLTSVTLFYGPGNLLYLQPKASYTAETKELLSLAYTLLTPLLNPLIYSLRSSEMKGALKKILRRKLFSPKL; from the coding sequence ATGATGAGGGGAAACCAGAGTGCTATGACTGACTTCATTCTCCTGGGATTTTCCAACTTTCCCAAAATGCAGTTTCTTCTGTTTGTAGTGATTTTAATCATTTACTTGATTATCTTGGTAGGAAATATGGTCATTGTCTTCATCATCACCCTGGAACAGAGTCTTCACATTCCTATGTACTTATTCCTgaggatcttgtccatctcagaaACTTGCTTCAGTGGAACGATCGTCCCTAAAATGCTTGTGATTCTTTCAACGGATCACAAAACCATTTCGTTTGCTGGCTGTGTGGTGCAAATGTATTTCATTCTATTCCTAGGGGTTACGGAATGCTTTCTCCTTTGTGCAATGGCTTATgatcgctatgtggccatctgtaatCCCCTGCATTACCCCGTACTCATGAGTAAAGCTGTTGTCACCAACCTCACAGCGGGTTCTGTAATTTCTGGGTCAGTTATTGCCATGATTCAAACCCCTTGGGTATTTAGCTTTCCGTTTTGTGGCCACAATGAAATTAACCACCTCTTCTGTGAAACTCCCCCGGTACTGGAGATTGTGTGTGGAGACACCTCCGTTTTTGAAATCTATGCCTGTGTAGGCACCATTTCAGTAGTTATGCTTCCTTTCCTGATGATACTTCTGTCCTACACTCGCATCCTCTATACTATTATGAAAATGTCATCGACAGCAGGGAgacaaaaagccttctccacctgtgcttctcatCTGACTTCTGTGACCCTATTCTATGGCCCAGGTAATCTCCTCTACTTGCAACCAAAGGCCAGTTACACTGCAGAGACCAAAGAATTGCTCTCTCTGGCATATACTCTGCTCACACCCCTCCTAAACCCTTTAATCtacagtttgagaagcagtgagatgAAAGGTGCACTGAAGAAAATATTGAGAAGAAAACTGTTTTCCCCAAAATTATAG
- the LOC119944033 gene encoding olfactory receptor 1019-like, with product MRPGGEMFGGNHTSVAEFILMGLTDNTWMKIACFMTFLGMYLVTLVGNLGMILLIWVDPRLRSPMYFFISHLSLVDLGYSSAVTPHMLSDFVGKGKSISFSSCATQMYFFVIFASTECYLLAAMAYDRYVAICNPLLYAVTMSPKICAQLVIGCYLVGFVTATTQTILTFRLSFCASNVINHFFCDLPPLLELSCSDTHVNETVLLLFAIFLGVFTSVEILLSYIYILATILRIGSAEGRHKAFSTCTSHLAAVTIFYGTTVFMYVRPSSSYSLDSDKVTSVFYTAVIPMLNPMIYSLRNKEVKNAMNRFIYQGRGP from the coding sequence ATGAGACCTGGAGGTGAGATGTTTGGTGGAAACCATACCTCAGTTGCAGAGTTCATCCTCATGGGCCTGACTGATAATACATGGATGAAGATTGCATGTTTCATGACATTTTTGGGGATGTATCTTGTAACATTAGTGGGGAATCTTGGAATGATCCTGTTAATCTGGGTAGACCCTCGACTTCGTTCTCCCATGTATTTTTTTATCAGTCATCTGTCTCTGGTTGATCTTGGTTATTCCTCTGCTGTCACTCCACACATGCTATCAGACTTCGTAGGGAAGGGTAAATCAATTTCTTTCAGCAGCTGTGCTACTCAGATGTATTTTTTTGTCATCTTCGCTAGCACAGAATGCTACCTTTTGGCAGCGATGGCTTATGACCGTTATGTCGCGATCTGCAACCCGCTGCTCTATGCGGTTACCATGTCGCCCAAAATCTGTGCCCAGCTGGTGATTGGATGCTACCTCGTGGGTTTTGTGACTGCAACCACCCAGACCATCCTGACATTCCGTCTATCCTTCTGTGCCTCCAATGTAATcaaccattttttctgtgacCTCCCTCCCCTGCTGGAACTGTCCTGCTCCGACACCCACGTCAATGAGACTGTGCTTCTCCTGTTTGCTATCTTCCTGGGGGTGTTCACATCTGTAGAAATCCTCCTCTCTTATATATACATCCTCGCCACCATTTTGAGGATTGGCTCTGCCGAAGGGAGGCACAAAGCTttttccacctgcacctcccacctggCAGCCGTGACCATCTTCTACGGGACCACGGTCTTCATGTATGTGCGGCCGAGTTCCAGCTACTCCCTGGACTCGGACAAAGTGACCTCTGTGTTCTATACAGCGGTGATCCCCATGTTGAATCCCATGATCTATAGCCTGCGAAATAAGGAGGTGAAGAATGCCATGAACAGGTTTATATACCAGGGAAGGGGGCCTTAA
- the LOC119944032 gene encoding olfactory receptor 1019-like, with protein MFGGNHTSVAEFILMGLTDNTWMKIACFMTFLGMYLVTLVGNLGMILLIWVDPRLRSPMYFFISHLSLVDLGYSSAVTPHMLSDFLRKDKSISFSSCATQMYFFVISASTECYLLAAMAYDRYVAICNPLLYAVTMSPKICGQLVIGCYLMGFVNATTQTILTFCLSFCASNVINHFFCDLPPLLELSCSDTHVNETVLLLFAIFLGVFTSVEILLSYIYILATILRIGSAEGRHKAFSTCTSHLAAVTIFYGTTVFMYVRPSSSYSLDSDKVTSVFYTAVIPMLNPMIYSLRNKEVKNAMNSYWRQSCKVVESALMPLTQALVEKIRLLNREPDKENPS; from the exons ATGTTTGGTGGAAACCATACCTCAGTTGCAGAGTTCATCCTCATGGGCCTGACTGATAATACATGGATGAAGATTGCATGTTTCATGACATTTTTGGGGATGTATCTTGTAACATTAGTGGGGAATCTTGGAATGATCCTGTTAATCTGGGTAGACCCTCGACTTCGTTCTCCCATGTATTTTTTTATCAGTCATCTGTCTCTGGTTGATCTTGGTTATTCCTCCGCTGTCACTCCACACATGCTATCAGACTTTTTAAGGAAGGATAAATCGATTTCCTTCAGCAGCTGTGCTACCCAGATGTATTTTTTTGTCATCTCTGCAAGCACAGAATGCTACCTTTTGGCAGCGATGGCTTATGACCGTTATGTCGCGATCTGTAACCCGCTGCTCTATGCGGTTACCATGTCGCCCAAAATCTGTGGCCAGCTAGTGATTGGATGTTACCTCATGGGTTTTGTGAATGCAACCACCCAGACCATCCTGACATTCTGTCTATCCTTCTGTGCCTCCAATGTCATcaaccactttttctgtgaccttcctcccctgctggaactgtcctgctctgacacccacGTCAACGAGACCGTACTTCTCCTGTTTGCTATCTTCCTGGGGGTGTTCACATCTGTAGAAATCCTCCTCTCTTATATATACATCCTCGCCACCATTTTGAGGATTGGCTCTGCTGAAGGGAGGCACAAAGCTttttccacctgcacctcccacctggCAGCCGTGACCATCTTCTACGGGACCACGGTCTTCATGTATGTGCGGCCGAGTTCCAGCTACTCCCTGGACTCGGACAAAGTGACCTCTGTGTTCTATACAGCGGTGATCCCCATGTTGAATCCCATGATCTATAGCCTGCGAAATAAGGAGGTGAAGAATGCCATGAACAG TTATTGGAGACAGAGCTGCAAGGTGGTAGAGAGTGCTTTAATGCCCCTCACACAAGCTCTGGTGGAGAAGATTCGTCTTTTGAACAGGGAGCCAGACAAAGAAAATCCTTCATAA
- the LOC119943832 gene encoding olfactory receptor 5L2-like, with protein MEKENCTTVTEFILLGFSDHPEMQLFLFLVFLVMYGITVVWNLGMIVLIKISSQLHTPMYFFLSHLSFVDLCYSTTIVPKMLTNILTQDHAISYPGCLIQFYLFCTCVVTEVILLALMAYDRFVAICYPLLYMVIMSPNLCIQLVAGSYLCGMVCSTIHTCLALKVSSFHSKNVNHFFCDLPPLLSLSCSEVRLNKLFLLTVTGFNEISTTLIILISYGFILITILRIRSAEGRRRAFSTCASHFTAITVFHGTILFIYCRPHTGKTVDTDKVATVFYTVVIPMLNPLIYSLRNKEVKHALRKWIGPKILS; from the coding sequence atggagaaggaaaattGCACTAcggtgactgaattcattctcctAGGATTCTCGGATCACCCTGAAAtgcagctcttcctcttcctggtaTTCTTAGTCATGTATGGTATCACGGTGGTGTGGAATCTGGGGATGATTGTTCTGATCAAGATCAGCTCCCAACTTCAtacacccatgtactttttcctcagtcaTCTGTCCTTTGTGGATCTCTGCTATTCTACCACTATCGTGCCCAAGATGTTGACCAACATCTTAACGCAGGACCACGCCATTTCCTACCCAGGATGTTTGATACAGTTTTACTTATTCTGCACTTGTGTGGTCACTGAGGTCATCTTGCTGGCATTGATGGCTTACGATCGCTTTGTGGCCATATGTTACCCATTGCTATATATGGTCATCATGTCCCCAAACCTCTGTATCCAGCTGGTGGCTGGATCATACCTTTGTGGCATGGTGTGTTCCACGATTCACACGTGCTTAGCCCTTAAGGTATCTTCCTTCCATTCTAAAAACGTgaaccactttttctgtgacctACCACCACTCCTATCATTGTCCTGCTCTGAAGTAAGACTAAACAAGctgttcctgctcacagtgaccgGCTTTAATGAGATCAGTACCACTTTGATCATTCTTATCTCTTATGggttcatcctcatcaccatcctgagAATCCGTTCTGCTGAGGGCAGGCGtcgagccttctccacctgtgcctctcacTTCACCGCCATCACTGTCTTCCATGGGACTATTCTCTTCATCTACTGCCGACCCCATACTGGCAAGACCGTGGACACTGATAAAGTGGCCACTGTGTTCTACACcgttgtgatccccatgttgaaccccctgatatacagcctgaggaacaaagaagtgaaacaTGCTCTGAGGAAGTGGATTGGGCCTAAAATTCTTTCTTAA